Proteins encoded by one window of Candidatus Neomarinimicrobiota bacterium:
- a CDS encoding TonB-dependent receptor, translating into MKPVKHRIVLAVFFLSSLSWAQSVRINGFITDEETGELLVGANVFLMETGQGMATDRNGYYVLDGISLGDYTFVVSYLGYEEYREKFTFKEDGVVNRNIALPPIVLESEEVIVEGEKIQRKINIQPGKVNLNPRQIKAYPALAEPDIFRVIQALPGVLTSSEFSTGLIIRGGNTDQNLILLDGITVYNPSHLGGVFSNFIVDAVKEAELIKGGYNAEYGGRLSAVLNVTSREGNRKKFDASANVSLLAAQTTMEGPFYKGAWLLAMRRTYIDKALELANDLNLTTTKVPYYFYDLQGHVFSDLSTRDRISISFYGGLDDFYFDDLGFNAQWGNQTFSLAYRKLFSDLLIGNFLLATSQFKTLFGLGGESGLINDNVIDDQTVSANFSYFQSKSLVWKFGFQAKRLGFDYVSSFGDTTLFRIVRSPYEMGLYLKTKLPLGEKFIFEPGVRLNTYTDQADMFFPDLRLGVKYLLTDDRYINFAIGNYHQFIQTVQDDYNPTILDFWVAIDSTVGAGASQQLVLGYEEYIGSSYKIQVEGYYKNLQNMLTFVETRASTDEQLSDEQVSDNFAPSDGSAYGLEVFTQKTTGRLNGWLAYTYSISRKTLDNMTYFTNWDRRHVFNVIGNYNINKKWDLNWKWTYQSGQAFTPILGYFLEDLDYGVSGAGTIKFRTIPGDRNSGRYPPFHRLDFSVVRHIQSKRFEKVDLYFQVINAYDRQNIFRYTYNSGSAFNGLDDDGDWDVKSHDTNGNGTPDPGEPNVDEPDEGKVTRNEISVFPLIPTIGISIDF; encoded by the coding sequence GTGAAACCTGTGAAGCATCGGATTGTATTAGCTGTTTTTTTTCTCTCCTCCTTGTCTTGGGCTCAGTCCGTCCGCATCAACGGATTTATCACCGATGAAGAAACGGGTGAATTACTTGTGGGAGCTAATGTTTTTCTCATGGAAACGGGCCAGGGGATGGCCACAGACCGGAACGGTTACTATGTCCTTGACGGAATTTCTCTCGGCGACTACACTTTTGTCGTCAGTTATCTCGGCTATGAGGAATACCGTGAAAAATTCACCTTCAAGGAGGATGGAGTTGTAAACAGAAACATCGCATTGCCTCCCATTGTTCTTGAGTCCGAAGAAGTGATTGTGGAAGGGGAGAAGATTCAGCGGAAGATCAATATCCAGCCTGGCAAAGTTAACCTGAACCCCCGCCAAATAAAGGCCTACCCCGCACTGGCAGAACCTGATATCTTCAGAGTCATCCAAGCGTTGCCGGGTGTGCTCACCTCTTCCGAATTCAGTACCGGCCTCATTATTCGGGGCGGTAACACGGACCAGAATCTTATCCTCCTGGATGGCATTACTGTTTACAACCCGTCTCACTTGGGCGGTGTTTTTTCCAACTTTATTGTGGACGCCGTTAAAGAAGCTGAACTTATCAAAGGGGGCTACAATGCTGAGTACGGCGGCAGGCTTTCTGCCGTACTGAACGTTACCAGCAGAGAGGGAAACCGTAAGAAATTTGACGCAAGTGCCAATGTTTCTTTGCTGGCAGCACAGACCACCATGGAAGGGCCGTTTTACAAAGGTGCATGGCTTTTGGCCATGCGCCGAACCTACATAGACAAAGCACTTGAGTTGGCCAATGATCTCAACTTAACCACCACAAAGGTGCCTTATTATTTTTACGATCTTCAAGGTCACGTTTTTTCGGATCTTTCAACAAGAGACAGGATCAGCATTAGTTTTTATGGTGGCCTGGATGATTTTTATTTTGATGATCTCGGCTTCAACGCCCAATGGGGTAACCAGACATTCAGCCTGGCCTACCGAAAACTGTTCAGTGATCTGCTTATCGGGAACTTTCTTTTGGCCACCAGTCAGTTCAAAACTCTGTTCGGCCTGGGCGGTGAATCAGGGCTCATCAACGATAATGTTATCGATGATCAGACAGTTTCTGCAAACTTCTCCTATTTCCAGAGCAAAAGCCTTGTCTGGAAGTTCGGGTTCCAGGCAAAAAGACTCGGTTTCGATTACGTTAGTTCGTTCGGTGACACCACCCTTTTCAGGATTGTCCGGTCTCCCTATGAGATGGGACTTTATCTCAAAACAAAGCTGCCACTTGGAGAGAAATTTATCTTTGAACCGGGCGTTAGGCTGAACACATACACTGATCAAGCCGACATGTTTTTTCCTGATCTCAGGCTCGGAGTTAAGTACCTACTGACGGATGACCGCTACATCAATTTTGCTATTGGCAATTATCATCAATTCATTCAAACCGTTCAGGATGATTACAACCCCACAATTCTCGACTTCTGGGTAGCCATCGACTCTACCGTTGGAGCAGGTGCTTCCCAGCAGCTTGTTCTCGGTTACGAGGAATACATTGGCAGCAGCTATAAGATTCAGGTGGAAGGCTATTACAAGAATCTTCAGAATATGCTGACGTTTGTTGAGACTAGGGCCTCTACCGATGAACAGCTTTCCGATGAACAAGTGTCGGATAATTTCGCGCCCTCTGATGGGAGTGCGTATGGTCTGGAAGTTTTTACTCAGAAAACGACGGGTAGGTTAAATGGATGGCTTGCCTATACCTATTCTATTTCTAGGAAGACCCTTGACAATATGACCTATTTCACAAACTGGGACCGGCGTCACGTTTTCAATGTCATTGGAAACTATAATATCAATAAGAAGTGGGACCTCAACTGGAAATGGACATACCAAAGTGGTCAGGCGTTTACCCCTATCCTGGGATATTTCTTAGAAGATCTGGACTACGGCGTGTCTGGAGCAGGAACCATCAAATTCAGAACCATACCGGGTGACAGAAACTCTGGTCGTTACCCTCCTTTCCACAGGCTTGATTTTTCGGTGGTGCGCCATATTCAGTCGAAACGTTTTGAAAAGGTGGATCTCTACTTTCAGGTCATCAACGCCTACGACAGGCAGAACATTTTTCGTTATACCTACAACTCCGGCAGTGCTTTCAACGGACTGGATGATGATGGCGACTGGGATGTGAAAAGTCACGATACAAATGGGAATGGAACACCAGACCCCGGGGAACCCAATGTGGACGAACCGGATGAAGGTAAGGTGACACGGAATGAGATTTCTGTTTTCCCGCTCATCCCAACCATTGGTATTTCAATTGATTTTTGA
- a CDS encoding 1-acyl-sn-glycerol-3-phosphate acyltransferase: MRSIIGFLRISWVGMNMAVAFIFLAPLDILLSVLFRNRRPWFLTWLWSKWVFLMGGIRYRLEGKENLIPGEKYVFMSNHTHEADIALLYMALKRDIVFVAKGEFSKVPFAGWYGALKGHIFVDRSNPTGAQYTMMRAAEKLKHRPRSVVIFPEGTYFKDGGIRPFRPGGAVLAIGTGMEVVPIAINSEANIDNLLITGTWKNPLRVIIGKPFSVEGKTYDDRYDVAKQTRDAVLDLIGTGGSPSSGVNGNAPDQERVEA; the protein is encoded by the coding sequence GTGCGTAGTATAATTGGTTTTCTGAGGATTTCTTGGGTCGGGATGAATATGGCCGTGGCTTTTATTTTTCTTGCACCTCTTGATATACTCTTGAGCGTCCTCTTTCGCAACCGACGTCCCTGGTTTCTTACCTGGCTCTGGTCCAAATGGGTCTTTCTTATGGGGGGCATTCGATACAGGTTGGAAGGGAAGGAAAACCTAATTCCTGGGGAAAAGTATGTTTTTATGAGCAATCATACCCATGAAGCGGACATAGCACTTCTCTATATGGCCCTGAAGCGGGACATTGTTTTTGTAGCGAAAGGAGAGTTCAGCAAAGTTCCCTTCGCCGGTTGGTATGGGGCGCTGAAAGGGCACATCTTTGTTGATCGCTCTAACCCGACAGGTGCTCAATACACTATGATGAGGGCAGCGGAAAAACTGAAACACCGCCCAAGATCTGTAGTGATTTTTCCGGAAGGAACCTATTTCAAGGATGGAGGGATAAGACCGTTCAGGCCCGGTGGCGCCGTCCTGGCTATAGGAACAGGCATGGAAGTTGTTCCTATTGCGATTAACTCAGAGGCCAATATTGACAATCTGCTCATTACGGGGACCTGGAAGAATCCTCTCAGGGTCATCATTGGGAAACCGTTCTCTGTGGAGGGGAAAACGTACGATGACAGATACGACGTGGCCAAACAAACACGGGATGCTGTTCTTGATCTGATCGGTACGGGTGGTTCCCCATCAAGCGGAGTCAATGGGAACGCTCCCGATCAGGAAAGGGTCGAGGCGTGA
- a CDS encoding peroxiredoxin — MLTLGLCVGDNVNGPKEGDLAPDFVLPDHDGKQRRLSDYRGERVVVYFFPKADTPGUTKEACSLRDHFNRFKEQRITVFGISYDTVESQKKFRDKYNLPFILLSDSEHKAGKLYGVDKGRWAARKTFIIDQEGKITKIYDKVSVTTHGEDILDFLSADKPEPAEK; from the coding sequence ATGTTGACTCTCGGCCTGTGTGTTGGTGACAATGTGAACGGTCCGAAAGAAGGTGATTTAGCACCCGACTTCGTTCTGCCTGACCACGATGGAAAACAGCGGAGGCTGTCTGATTATCGTGGGGAGCGCGTGGTCGTCTATTTCTTTCCCAAGGCTGATACCCCAGGGTGAACGAAAGAAGCCTGCAGTTTGCGGGATCATTTCAATCGATTCAAGGAGCAGAGGATCACAGTTTTTGGCATCAGTTATGATACTGTTGAGTCCCAGAAAAAATTTCGCGATAAGTACAACCTCCCGTTCATACTTTTAAGTGATAGCGAGCACAAAGCAGGGAAACTGTACGGGGTTGACAAAGGACGGTGGGCAGCACGGAAAACATTCATTATTGATCAAGAGGGGAAGATCACGAAGATTTACGACAAAGTTTCTGTGACCACTCATGGCGAAGATATTCTTGATTTCCTTTCTGCGGATAAGCCAGAACCAGCCGAAAAGTAA
- a CDS encoding NAD-dependent epimerase/dehydratase family protein — MNVALFGGTGFVGSYILDELLDNGHQPRLLVRAGSERKISRNDECEIISGDINDRDVVHSVISGSDAVIYCIGIIRQFPGKGITYEDLHFRGAKTCMAVAEELGSKRFILMSANGVKADGTEYQRTKYLAEEYLKTTGLDYTIFRPSLIFGDPRGQDRPEFCTQLRDQLIRLPLPAPLFYSGLMPNDAGKFEMSPVHVKDVSSIFVQSLGRKETIGQIYELGGPENLDWKAIIKTIGKALGKNKWTVPAPALGVKSVAVLMDRFSFFPITRDQITMLMEGNTCVSKDIFEMFGVEPTHFDQKSLSYLLAD; from the coding sequence ATGAATGTAGCACTCTTTGGTGGAACCGGATTTGTAGGCAGTTACATCTTAGATGAACTGCTGGACAACGGGCACCAACCCAGACTCCTGGTGAGGGCGGGTAGTGAGCGAAAAATCTCTAGAAATGACGAATGTGAAATCATCAGTGGCGATATTAATGATCGGGATGTCGTTCATTCAGTGATTTCAGGTTCTGATGCTGTGATCTACTGCATTGGTATTATTCGCCAATTTCCTGGAAAAGGTATTACCTACGAGGACCTTCACTTCCGTGGAGCCAAGACCTGTATGGCTGTCGCTGAAGAGTTAGGGAGTAAGCGATTTATTCTTATGAGTGCCAATGGAGTTAAGGCTGATGGAACAGAGTATCAGCGAACCAAATATCTTGCCGAGGAGTATTTGAAAACCACAGGTCTGGACTATACCATTTTTCGTCCGTCACTCATTTTTGGTGACCCTAGAGGCCAAGACCGTCCCGAATTCTGCACTCAGTTACGTGATCAGCTTATTCGGTTGCCCCTGCCGGCGCCTCTTTTTTATTCCGGTCTTATGCCCAATGATGCCGGCAAGTTCGAAATGTCTCCTGTCCATGTAAAAGACGTTTCCTCCATCTTCGTTCAATCTCTAGGCAGGAAAGAGACCATCGGTCAGATCTATGAACTGGGTGGTCCTGAAAACCTTGATTGGAAGGCAATTATTAAGACTATTGGAAAAGCATTGGGCAAAAACAAGTGGACAGTTCCGGCACCAGCTCTGGGGGTAAAATCTGTAGCCGTCCTAATGGACAGATTTTCCTTCTTTCCAATCACGCGGGATCAGATAACGATGCTTATGGAAGGGAACACCTGCGTTTCCAAGGACATTTTCGAGATGTTTGGTGTAGAGCCAACCCATTTTGACCAAAAGTCCCTGAGCTATTTACTGGCTGATTAA
- a CDS encoding amidohydrolase, whose protein sequence is MRYLKTASAALFILLFYQSNVFGSSKSSSELKNLAVDYVETDAKMIQQMVDMIFSFGELGFQEIETSKYLVNILKKNGFKVQEGISGMPTAWMAEWGSGKPVIALGSDIDGIPKASQKPGVGYHDPLIEGAPGHGEGHNSGQAVIVAAALAVKKIMKKEKMKGTIRIWPGVAEEQLGSKAYFVRDGFFKDVDVCIFTHVSRNLSTSYGAGGGNGLVSVEYTFKGQTAHSAGSPWRGRSALDAVELMNIGWNFRREHLRPSYRVHYVITDGGDQPNVVPRNASVWYYLREIDYKHIMDLFDMSNEIAKGAALMSNTELVSTRILGSAWPRHFSKPVAMVMNDNIKEVGLPEWSDADQTLAKAVQIEAGNEEPEGLATELDTLREPLPERYNKGGGSDDIGDISWTIPTVTLRFPSNIPGLPGHNWLNSIAMATPIAHKGAVAGAKVVAMTLVDLFTDPSIVTDAKKYYEEEQASKMEYKPMIRDEDTPAIDLNRKIMATYRDEMRKYYYNPKKYDTYLEQLGIKYPTVK, encoded by the coding sequence ATGAGATATTTAAAAACAGCCTCGGCAGCCTTATTCATTCTCCTATTTTATCAGAGCAATGTATTTGGATCATCAAAGAGTTCCAGTGAACTGAAGAATCTCGCCGTGGATTATGTTGAAACAGACGCCAAAATGATTCAACAAATGGTGGATATGATCTTCAGTTTTGGAGAGCTGGGGTTTCAGGAAATAGAGACCTCCAAATACCTCGTGAATATTTTGAAGAAGAACGGGTTTAAGGTTCAAGAGGGAATCTCAGGGATGCCCACTGCATGGATGGCCGAATGGGGTTCAGGGAAACCTGTAATCGCTCTTGGTTCCGATATTGATGGCATTCCGAAAGCGTCTCAAAAACCCGGCGTGGGATACCACGACCCCCTCATCGAAGGCGCCCCCGGTCACGGCGAGGGGCATAACTCAGGACAGGCTGTTATTGTGGCAGCGGCCTTGGCTGTGAAAAAAATCATGAAAAAAGAAAAAATGAAAGGAACAATCCGGATTTGGCCCGGTGTAGCCGAGGAACAACTGGGCTCTAAAGCTTACTTTGTTCGGGACGGATTTTTCAAAGATGTGGATGTCTGCATCTTCACACATGTGAGCCGTAATCTGTCTACCTCCTACGGCGCGGGAGGCGGGAACGGTCTTGTTTCAGTGGAATATACTTTCAAGGGGCAGACAGCTCACTCCGCCGGTTCTCCCTGGCGGGGCAGAAGTGCCCTTGATGCTGTGGAACTAATGAATATCGGATGGAACTTCAGAAGAGAACATCTTCGTCCCAGCTATCGCGTCCATTACGTCATCACTGACGGCGGCGATCAACCCAATGTGGTCCCGCGGAATGCTTCCGTCTGGTACTACCTTCGGGAAATCGATTACAAGCATATCATGGATCTTTTCGATATGTCAAACGAAATTGCCAAGGGAGCGGCTCTTATGAGCAACACAGAACTCGTCTCAACACGTATTCTGGGCAGTGCTTGGCCGCGGCACTTCAGCAAACCCGTTGCCATGGTCATGAACGATAATATCAAGGAGGTTGGTCTGCCAGAATGGAGTGATGCTGACCAAACGTTAGCAAAAGCTGTTCAGATAGAGGCCGGCAATGAAGAACCCGAGGGGCTCGCTACTGAGCTTGACACGCTGAGAGAGCCACTTCCGGAGCGGTATAACAAAGGTGGCGGTTCAGATGACATTGGTGATATCAGCTGGACAATACCTACGGTAACTCTCCGTTTTCCATCCAACATTCCCGGTCTGCCCGGTCATAACTGGCTTAACTCTATCGCCATGGCGACACCCATCGCTCATAAAGGCGCAGTAGCCGGTGCGAAAGTGGTGGCCATGACACTGGTGGACCTCTTCACCGACCCTTCCATCGTTACTGACGCAAAGAAGTATTATGAGGAAGAACAGGCATCCAAGATGGAATACAAACCCATGATCAGGGATGAGGACACCCCAGCCATTGATCTAAATAGAAAAATCATGGCGACGTACCGGGATGAAATGCGGAAGTATTACTACAATCCTAAGAAGTATGATACTTATCTCGAACAGCTGGGGATAAAATATCCGACGGTAAAGTAG
- a CDS encoding 4a-hydroxytetrahydrobiopterin dehydratase, producing the protein MGRLEQKKIDRALQELPGWSFGDNSLVKKCTFEAYMDGITFVNRLAEKAEEHNHHPDLEIGWCRVEITFTSHDSGGVTERDVKMAKVVESLL; encoded by the coding sequence ATGGGTAGATTGGAGCAGAAGAAGATTGACAGAGCCCTTCAGGAACTTCCCGGCTGGTCATTTGGCGATAATTCTCTTGTGAAAAAGTGCACTTTTGAAGCTTACATGGATGGTATCACTTTTGTAAATCGTCTTGCTGAAAAGGCAGAAGAACACAATCACCATCCCGATCTAGAGATTGGGTGGTGCCGTGTGGAGATTACCTTTACAAGCCACGACTCCGGCGGTGTTACCGAGCGTGATGTAAAGATGGCCAAAGTGGTCGAAAGTCTGCTTTAG
- a CDS encoding peroxidase has protein sequence MKRDWKSAELDEADRALCQWAEKLTQSPDKMTQTDVEHLRQKGFSQSAISDAAQVISYFNYINRIADGLGVDLEPEMEKVDQATGNA, from the coding sequence CTGAAACGGGACTGGAAGTCGGCAGAGCTTGATGAAGCTGATCGTGCCTTGTGCCAATGGGCGGAAAAATTGACCCAGTCCCCCGACAAGATGACCCAGACTGATGTGGAACATTTACGGCAGAAAGGATTCAGCCAGTCAGCTATCAGCGATGCTGCACAGGTGATCAGTTATTTTAACTATATTAACAGGATCGCTGACGGCCTCGGTGTTGACTTGGAGCCAGAGATGGAAAAGGTTGATCAGGCAACCGGGAACGCATAG
- a CDS encoding cupin domain-containing protein, with protein sequence MTQCNFEKRSYFWERSLVMSEKENNLVKTGDQVDLSKYVDGEGGIFSVRQLENIRGWNNIQYGAGLSEKNVNSKKLSMNIATIPAGGVALAHIHEDFEVMIYLLQGSVRHEYGPGCKKSVIHEAGDMIFIEPGIPHEVFNVSDTTEVKAVVARSDASEWENIVPYDRNTED encoded by the coding sequence ATGACCCAGTGTAACTTTGAAAAAAGAAGTTATTTTTGGGAAAGGAGCCTTGTGATGTCTGAGAAAGAAAACAATCTTGTAAAAACGGGTGACCAGGTTGACCTGAGTAAATATGTGGATGGCGAAGGAGGTATTTTCAGTGTGCGCCAACTGGAAAACATCAGAGGCTGGAACAATATCCAGTACGGTGCCGGACTTTCAGAAAAAAATGTAAACTCCAAGAAACTTTCCATGAACATAGCTACAATCCCGGCCGGCGGGGTGGCCCTGGCCCACATCCATGAGGACTTCGAAGTGATGATCTACCTATTGCAAGGGAGTGTCCGTCACGAATACGGTCCGGGATGCAAGAAATCGGTTATTCATGAGGCCGGAGACATGATATTCATCGAACCGGGGATTCCCCACGAGGTGTTTAACGTAAGCGATACAACCGAGGTGAAGGCGGTGGTTGCCCGATCCGACGCTTCAGAATGGGAAAATATCGTCCCCTACGATCGGAACACTGAGGACTAA
- a CDS encoding NAD-dependent epimerase/dehydratase family protein, with protein MKKSRREFLKAATVATTALGFNLSKGKTNTVNYGAGKRMSILILGGTGFIGPHMVKSAQARGHVITLFNRGKTNTHLFPEVEKLKGDRENDIESLKGRTWDVVIDNSAIRPWWVRDSAQLLKNSVGRYLFTSTRSTYADFSEIGMDETSPQYDPDPSAVDERRSLGYGQDKVLCEREARKAFGDRTLIVRPGLIVGPGDNTDRFTYWPVRIDRGGEVLAPGDPENGVMFIDVRDLAEWYIHLIENENTGSYNALGPQSPLSFAEFLYGCRAVTNVDVSFTWVETDFLLERKLRPYREFPCWMPAEGDRLGFQRFDLSKPLAAGLTYRPLAVTAFDTLEWYKSQPAERTAKLKAGISAERELEVLEEWHAKKN; from the coding sequence ATGAAAAAATCCAGAAGGGAATTTCTAAAGGCAGCAACCGTTGCAACAACAGCTTTAGGGTTTAACCTGTCTAAAGGGAAGACAAACACTGTTAACTACGGAGCTGGGAAACGCATGTCTATTCTCATCCTGGGGGGTACCGGATTTATCGGACCTCATATGGTGAAAAGCGCACAGGCCCGTGGTCATGTTATTACCCTTTTTAACCGTGGGAAAACAAATACTCACCTTTTTCCTGAGGTTGAAAAGCTGAAAGGGGATAGAGAGAATGATATTGAATCACTCAAGGGTCGCACATGGGATGTAGTGATCGATAATTCAGCAATCCGACCTTGGTGGGTCCGAGATTCAGCCCAATTATTGAAAAATTCTGTGGGTCGTTACCTCTTTACATCTACCCGTTCTACCTACGCAGATTTTTCAGAGATAGGTATGGACGAAACCAGCCCTCAGTACGATCCTGATCCAAGTGCAGTAGATGAGCGTCGCAGTCTCGGCTACGGCCAGGATAAGGTTTTATGTGAGCGTGAAGCCCGAAAAGCGTTTGGCGATCGTACCCTCATCGTTCGGCCGGGTCTCATAGTAGGCCCCGGAGATAACACAGACCGTTTCACTTACTGGCCTGTGCGAATCGACAGGGGAGGTGAGGTACTGGCACCAGGGGACCCTGAAAACGGTGTTATGTTTATAGATGTCAGAGATTTGGCAGAGTGGTATATCCATCTTATAGAGAATGAAAATACGGGGAGTTACAACGCTCTCGGACCTCAGTCACCCCTCTCTTTTGCCGAATTCCTCTACGGATGCCGAGCAGTTACTAATGTCGATGTATCATTCACCTGGGTTGAAACGGATTTTCTATTGGAGAGGAAACTTCGTCCTTATCGTGAATTTCCCTGCTGGATGCCCGCAGAAGGCGACCGTCTGGGCTTTCAGAGATTTGATCTTTCCAAACCGCTGGCAGCGGGACTCACTTACCGGCCCCTTGCAGTTACAGCATTTGACACTTTAGAATGGTATAAATCTCAACCTGCCGAGAGAACAGCGAAATTGAAAGCTGGGATCTCTGCTGAGCGGGAACTTGAGGTTCTAGAAGAATGGCATGCTAAAAAAAACTGA
- a CDS encoding amidase → MNIDLYQTATGLLEKIQKKEISALELLEIHLRKIEASNQEINAVVVTDAEQATERAKAADEALTQGESWGPLHGLPMTVKDSFEVEGIASTGGSPKWKDHFPVRNADAVQRLVDAGAIVFGKTNVPLLSGDFQTFNDVYGTTNNPWDITRTPGGSSGGAAAALAAGMTPLEIGSDIGGSIRTPAHFCGVYGHKPSYGIISMRGHIPPPPGCVNDGDTLSVAGPLARSPEDLELALSLLVAPKMMDGVAWKMELPPSRHETLNDFRVAVWLNDSYCSVERAIADVIQGVVDELAKHGVKIEETHPNITLEINDRIFWNLVPPVIATGFPPNVIAGMKKLVEGSTPEDDSLPVRHARGSMIPHKDWLSADERRHRVRAKWHELFHDYDVLLCPTTVTSAFEHDHSPDFFQRKLIVNGEPRPYFDLMVWAGLAINAQLPATVAPIGLSEDGLPIGIQIVGPYLEDRTTIKFAELLEKVCGGFNQPPKIN, encoded by the coding sequence TTGAACATCGATCTGTATCAAACCGCCACTGGCTTGCTTGAGAAAATACAGAAGAAGGAGATATCCGCTCTGGAGCTGCTTGAAATTCATCTTCGAAAAATCGAGGCGAGTAATCAAGAGATCAACGCAGTTGTGGTAACTGATGCCGAACAGGCCACGGAGCGAGCCAAGGCTGCTGACGAAGCGCTCACCCAGGGTGAATCGTGGGGCCCTCTACATGGTCTCCCCATGACCGTTAAAGATTCCTTTGAGGTAGAAGGGATAGCCTCTACCGGCGGATCTCCTAAATGGAAGGATCACTTCCCAGTGAGGAACGCTGACGCCGTTCAGCGCCTCGTGGATGCAGGAGCTATTGTATTCGGGAAGACAAATGTCCCACTGCTGTCGGGCGATTTCCAAACCTTTAACGATGTTTATGGGACTACAAATAATCCGTGGGACATTACCAGAACACCCGGCGGATCCTCGGGAGGCGCCGCGGCAGCGCTGGCGGCTGGAATGACACCGTTAGAAATTGGCAGCGACATTGGTGGCTCCATCCGAACGCCGGCCCATTTTTGCGGAGTATACGGCCATAAACCAAGCTACGGCATCATCTCTATGCGGGGGCACATCCCGCCACCACCCGGGTGTGTGAATGATGGTGACACCCTCTCCGTTGCGGGCCCATTGGCCCGTTCACCAGAGGACCTTGAACTTGCTCTTTCATTACTGGTAGCACCAAAAATGATGGACGGTGTGGCGTGGAAAATGGAACTGCCGCCATCGAGACATGAGACGCTGAATGATTTTCGTGTGGCCGTCTGGCTAAATGATTCATACTGTTCTGTGGAGAGAGCCATTGCAGATGTTATTCAGGGGGTGGTGGATGAACTGGCGAAACATGGTGTAAAAATTGAGGAGACTCACCCCAACATAACTCTTGAGATTAATGACCGCATCTTCTGGAATCTCGTTCCTCCTGTCATCGCCACAGGCTTCCCTCCGAATGTAATTGCAGGAATGAAAAAACTTGTTGAAGGAAGTACTCCGGAAGATGACTCTCTGCCTGTTCGACATGCCCGAGGGTCAATGATTCCTCACAAGGATTGGCTGTCAGCCGATGAGCGGCGACACCGTGTCCGGGCGAAGTGGCACGAGTTGTTCCACGACTATGATGTGCTCTTATGTCCCACAACGGTTACCTCCGCGTTTGAACACGATCACAGTCCCGACTTTTTCCAGAGGAAACTGATAGTGAATGGCGAGCCAAGGCCTTATTTTGATCTGATGGTGTGGGCAGGACTGGCCATCAACGCTCAGCTTCCTGCCACAGTTGCACCCATTGGACTATCTGAAGATGGGTTGCCTATTGGTATACAGATTGTAGGTCCCTATCTTGAGGACCGGACGACAATAAAATTCGCGGAACTGCTTGAAAAAGTATGTGGCGGTTTTAATCAGCCGCCAAAAATAAATTGA